TTCACCACCCTTTGAGCAGTAGTGTCCGCTGATTCCTCTAGTTCCTGTGGATACAACATTCCAATATTGCAATCTTAGTTTGTTGTCTTTGAtgtaataaaatattggcaaaagaaacttaggggagaaagCTACTATTATAGGCTCCAGATTACAATTCATCATGTGGGGGGATTCATAGTAAAGAAAAATTACAGGAGCTGGTCACATCTCATCTATAGCCTGGAACAGAGAGTATAAAATGCTTTCATGTATGCTAATGCTTAGTTCACTTTTCTGTTCTATACAATTCAGTGTATATCAACAGATACAGGATTTCATTCCACAGAGACACCTGGAAGTCTCtatatcccagactcagaaaggatAACATCCAGGGCTTTGCCAACTGGAGAACTCTCTGGAATTCTGCCTCCAGTCAGATTTATGGAGCCTGTGGCCTTTACTTTGGTTGGAAGGGATCTTATAAAGGGAGTATGTGTTAACAGGGCATCATGAAGAGCAGCAGCTGAAAGTGATTGAGAAAAGATCCAGACTCACATTTGGTTTTGGAATATCTGTCTGCTGTTTCCATCAGGTGTCTGCAAAGCCTTGATATAATGAATGTGGAGGGCCTGAAGGATATGAAACTGACCCTACCTCCCATTTCTATGTCTGAGGACTGCCTGCATCTCAATATCTACACTCCAGCTCATGCTCATGAGGGCTCTAACCTTTCTGTGAGTGTCAAGTCATGGTCAGCTTGGGGACAGGGTATTTTTTCatgatgataataaaaaaaaattttaaagggggAGCAAAAGCTCCATTGCAGTATGGACTCTGTTGAAAAGCCTTGCCCTATTtgggtaaaaaaaacaaaaggcctTCTCAGTCACACTATGCAGATGAAACCTGGGTAAGGGACACAAAGCACTGGAGCACTGAGTGATAAAAGGCTCTAGCTCTTTGAGAAAACCAGGACTCATTCTACAACCTGAGCCCCAGAGAACTGCTTAGGTGCTCAAGGCTCCATATTGAGGtcacccatttcttcctttagaaTATCTGTTGTGCCAATGAGAGTTGAtgattctttccatttttaatctGGAGAGATATCCATGGAGACATCCCTCTTTGTTTCACTATGAAGAGCCTGAGTAATGATAACATTACTGTATACATAGAATCATTAATTCAAACTGAGATATATGGTGAGGATGGGGGCTAGAAACAACCTGATGAGGCTACTAGAGGCCCCTAGCCATGACCAAAGCCCTGAAGTGCTGAGtatttctatgtatttgtgtAGCTTCACAGAAGCACAGAAGTTGATTGATACCCTAGTAAACAGTCCTGCAGAGCTTTGGCTAGCTAGGAGCTTCATGGCATCTCTATTGACTTCTCCAGGTGATGGTGTGGATCCATGGTGGTGCTCTGGTTGGAGGAATGGCTTCCATTACTGATGGATCCATATTGGCAGCCTCAGAGGACGTGGTGGTGGTCCATATCCAATATCGCCTAGGTGTTCTGGGCTTTTTCAGGTGAGCCTAGGGCTGAGCTAAACAGAAGCACCTGAGAAGAACCTAGATGGCCCTTTGATCCATGCCCCTCTACTTCACAGCACTGGAGACCAGCACGCCAGAGGCAACTGGGGCTTCCTGGACCAAGTGGCTGCCCTACGCTGGGTCCAGCAGAACATCGCCCACTTTGGAGGCAACCCTGACCAGGTCACTATTTTTGGCGAGTCAGCAGGTGGTGCAAGTGTGTCTTCACATGTTGTGTCTCCCATGTCCAAAGGACTCTTCCACAGAGCCATCATGGAGAGTGGAGTGGTCCTGCTACCTGGCATTGTCTCTGACACCCATGAGATGGTCTACACTGTAAGTGCCCTTATCCATCACAGGCCTaagtagttggaagtttttctgtgtccttcccagtcctacagctgcttggtcccaagtacacagaggcttatattacttacaaactgtatggcctattggtcAGCTTAcattagctagctctttcaacttaattcaACCTATTCTTAATAATTTGTATGTTGTcccatggccatggcattactggactgctggcatcttgttgatCCTCAGGCAGttggctggcatctcttctgacTCCACACTTCTTTTTTCCATCTTCAGTTTTATGTATTACCTGACCTTAttttgccttgccattggccaaacagctttatttatcaaccaataagagcaacacatattcacagtgtacagtaAGACATCTCCCAGCACCCTAGTCTACCCCCTCAGCCTTCATGGTCTGGTACTCTGGTCTTCTGTTCTGTGGGGAAAACAATGATCATGGGAAACAATTTTTTTCCAGTAATATTTGAGAAACTCAGGGGTTAGCCTCTACTCACCTCTACTTCATACTGAGTGACAATGATATCTCAACATCAAACCACTCCTAGCAACTTCCAATACTGACAAAAATAAATAGGCATGTGCTTTGGGAGGTGGCTCTGTGGGTTTTTAAACGTGCTTGgagtgcaagcctgaggacctaagttcaaatccccagaaccttcAAAAGCCTGGAGATAGAAGCATGTATCTGTAGTTTCAATGTTCCTGTGGTCAGGTGGGAGGCAGAAACATGGGAATCCTTGGATGTTCACAGAGCAATTCAGCTAgcatagaagcagtaattaaagaAGACTGCCTGTCTCAAATAAAGGGACATCTGTGAAAAAAGGATTCTTTGTCATCTAACATTCACATACAAACATTGGCACACTTAGTCCTTCTCTCAtacatgaaacaaagaaagatggGTGGAGTAAATAGAACTAATctaggcaaaataaataaataaataaacctacaaGTATGCAGATTGAAAGGATACTGCTTGCATTGAAGAATATGACAAAGGAAACAATTTATATTTATACCAaatcacacacaacacatactaTAATGTGGTAGTTAGTTCAATAACATCAAGTTGGAGTCAAGAAAACTCTTCTCCCCACTTGTTCTCTTTACAGATGGTGGCCAACCTATCTGGATGTGAGGCCAAGGACTCAGAGGCCCTGGTGCACTGTCTGAGAGGCAAAAGTGAAGCAGAGATTCTGGTCATTAATGAGGTAGGTAGAACTGTGTGTCTTGGAAGATCTAGTCAGATTTTGTGTTCTTTAGTTCTGTGTACAATATGAACACCAAGATAGGCTAATCCAAGTGTAGATTCTCTTCCAGAGTGAGCTGAGTACCCTGAGGCTAGTAAGACATGAGAAAACGGTAGTGGCAACTCATTAGATCAGTATATGTATTTTATTGACCTTCAGCATTAACCTTTAATGCCCCCCCAAAGGTCTTCAAGGTGATTCCTGCCATGGTGGATGGGGTATTCCTACCCAGGCATCCCAAAGAGTTGTTGGCATCTGTGGATTTTCACCCTGTGCCCAGCATCATTGGTGTCAACAATGATGAGTATAGTTGGATCCTCCCCATGGTGAGACTCAATTCCAACCTTCTGGGAGACTGGAGACTCATACATTAAGTACTGGGAACTCAATACATCTCTAATCCAAGTCCATCAGATTCCATACTTCTGCCTTCCAGGTTTTGGGCTCTGCTCAAACAATAAAGGAAATAACCAGAGAGAACCTGCAGGATGTTTTGAAGAAAACAGCAGCACAAATGGTGAGATACCTCTGTTCTATCCAAATAGAGAGTTCCCTTATATCTCCTTCTTAGACAACATCACTATTAATGAAGGTCAGTATATATGTGTGATTCTGTGTGGGGTGACCTCAGACCATGAATCTTTTTACCTATACCCTATGTGATCACAAGCTCCTCATACCAAAGGCTGTTGCCTACCTAACCAACAACATGCCTAACCTCATTTTTCCTGATCTCCTTCGTATAgatgctgcctcctgagtgtggtgACCTGCTAATGGAAGAGTACATGGGGGACA
This sequence is a window from Peromyscus eremicus chromosome 5, PerEre_H2_v1, whole genome shotgun sequence. Protein-coding genes within it:
- the LOC131911819 gene encoding acylcarnitine hydrolase-like isoform X1, whose protein sequence is MPLNELHSWLNAVVFGLLLLLLHVQGQDSSEASPIRNTHTGQVRGSLVHVKDTKIGVYTFLGIPFAKPPVGPLRFAPPEAPVPWSGVRDGTSHPAMCLQSLDIMNVEGLKDMKLTLPPISMSEDCLHLNIYTPAHAHEGSNLSVMVWIHGGALVGGMASITDGSILAASEDVVVVHIQYRLGVLGFFSTGDQHARGNWGFLDQVAALRWVQQNIAHFGGNPDQVTIFGESAGGASVSSHVVSPMSKGLFHRAIMESGVVLLPGIVSDTHEMVYTMVANLSGCEAKDSEALVHCLRGKSEAEILVINEVFKVIPAMVDGVFLPRHPKELLASVDFHPVPSIIGVNNDEYSWILPMVLGSAQTIKEITRENLQDVLKKTAAQMMLPPECGDLLMEEYMGDTEDPQALQIQFAEMMGDFMFVIPALQVAHFQGSHNPVYFYEFQHQSSFLKSIRPPHVKADHADEVPFVFGSFFFGMKLVLTEEEELLNRRMMKYWANFARYGNPNSEGLPYLPVLDHDEQYLQLNIKPAVGQALKARRLQFWTKTLPQKIQELKRSQNMHKEL